ACCAGCATAGCCCGTTAATTTGCCATCCTTGCCAATCACTCGATGGCAAGGTACGACAATAGAAATTGGATTTCTCCCATTTGCCGTTCCGACAGCTCTTACCGCCTTTGGGTTCCCTACTCGATTGGCAAGCTCTTGATAGCTGATCGACTCCCCGTATGGGATACTAGACAGCACTTCCCACACCTTGATTTGAAATTCTGTCCCTTTCGCGGCTAGTGGCAATGAAAACTGCTGACGTGTCCCAGAAAGATACTCCGTCAATTGCGTTGCCGCATCAGATAAAACTGGATGCTCAGGCTGATAGTGACCCAGTTCATTTGGCAAAGTCGTATGTTGTTCAAACCAGATACCTAATAGCCCTTCGTCGCTTGCCTGAATAGTAATAGGGCCCAAGTCGCTTTCTAGTATGGTGTAGTAGTTCATTAATAGTGGCTCCAACAATGTAGGGTGGCATAACTTCCCCAAGGGGAAACGCCTTCCTCACTCATCAATTCATTAGTTTTTAGGTATTTTTTAACAATCAGATCAGAGCTCAAGAATAAGTCTGGCTCTGATTGCCCTCGCATCAGTGCGTAGTTAACGGTCCATGGACCAATTCCCTTGAGCGCTAACCAGTTATTCGGTGAATCATCACAGTGTTCTCGAAGGTGGCTTGCTAAGCGTGCCAGTGTATCTTTACGGCTTTGCGGCATACGTAAAAAGCTCAAATCTGCATTCGACACTACGCCGGGTGTTGGAAAAACCAATTGACCAGACACACGACAATCAAGCGACTCACTAAGCAGGTTTAACTGACCAATTGCCGCTTTTACCGAAACTTGCTGCCCGAGTACCGCACGAACACCCGCTTCCCATGTTGACCATACTCCAGGTAGTCTCAATCCAGAGTGAACGATTAACTCGTGATTGATGCCATTCAGATGTGACTCAACCGCGGTGATGTCAGTATCGAGGTCAAACACCCGTCTGATTGTCGTAAGGAGAGTTGACAGTTTAGTGACATCCTCCATTTCAAATTCAATCTTGACGGTTTGCTTGCCCTCATGATCCGCGAAAATCTTGAACCACGCCAAACTGCCGCTGATCTCCACATATCGCTCATAACTTGTATCAGTCACTTTCTCTATGCCATTGATGGCTCTTTTCTGATAAAAGCTGAGTAGTGATTGCCAGTCATAAGCGCCTCTATACGCCAAATAAACAACGTTTCGCGCTTCTTTACCTGAGCCATGACGACGAAGCTGAGAGGGTGTGAGATTCAGCGTCTTCTTAAAGGCATCATTAAACCGCCTAGTACTATTGAAGCCACAAGCAAAACCGATGTCAGAGATCGATAACATACTATGATGCAATAATTGCTTGGCGAACATAAGCTGATGATATTGAGCATATTTTTTCGGCGAAACACCCAGATGTGTTTTAAAGAGCTGGCGGAGATAGCGGCTACTAATACCAAGCCTATCGCTGAGTTCCTCGCAGCTTGATTGGCTCAATGCACCTTGCTCTATCAAGGTTAATGCGCGTCGAAAACTTGTCTCAGCGCCTAGCCAGGCCCAAGAGTTTGGCGCACTTTCTGGACGACACCTCAAACAAGGCCTGTAACCGGCTTCGAGTGCCATATGAGCGTTAGTGAAGTACT
This is a stretch of genomic DNA from Vibrio maritimus. It encodes these proteins:
- a CDS encoding methylated-DNA--[protein]-cysteine S-methyltransferase, producing MNYYTILESDLGPITIQASDEGLLGIWFEQHTTLPNELGHYQPEHPVLSDAATQLTEYLSGTRQQFSLPLAAKGTEFQIKVWEVLSSIPYGESISYQELANRVGNPKAVRAVGTANGRNPISIVVPCHRVIGKDGKLTGYAGGVERKLKLLKLESSSS
- a CDS encoding DNA-3-methyladenine glycosylase 2 family protein, producing the protein MLVLNRASMTNEQYQSARLSRDSRFDGVFFVAVKTTGIFCRPICPANPPKEQNVEYFTNAHMALEAGYRPCLRCRPESAPNSWAWLGAETSFRRALTLIEQGALSQSSCEELSDRLGISSRYLRQLFKTHLGVSPKKYAQYHQLMFAKQLLHHSMLSISDIGFACGFNSTRRFNDAFKKTLNLTPSQLRRHGSGKEARNVVYLAYRGAYDWQSLLSFYQKRAINGIEKVTDTSYERYVEISGSLAWFKIFADHEGKQTVKIEFEMEDVTKLSTLLTTIRRVFDLDTDITAVESHLNGINHELIVHSGLRLPGVWSTWEAGVRAVLGQQVSVKAAIGQLNLLSESLDCRVSGQLVFPTPGVVSNADLSFLRMPQSRKDTLARLASHLREHCDDSPNNWLALKGIGPWTVNYALMRGQSEPDLFLSSDLIVKKYLKTNELMSEEGVSPWGSYATLHCWSHY